A part of Apostichopus japonicus isolate 1M-3 chromosome 10, ASM3797524v1, whole genome shotgun sequence genomic DNA contains:
- the LOC139975439 gene encoding uncharacterized protein, which produces MTLPLNKIVSNEEVVVVQEALSEHTSDGDNLELRVTDYPSPGFIIYASVHVYWNSSNDPHIWFAQVEAQFTTRGVRDDKTKYSYVIASLQPEVAQEVRDILLHPPSANPYESLKKELIKRTTASEQKRLHQLLTAEELGDKKPSQLLRRMRQLLASNTVDANILRQLFVQRLPSNVQLVLATTSDKTNIEELATLADKIMEVVIPHPIATVAAVQNSTAPALSNGIATLQRQIDELTKQVASLTKQQRDQSLGRSKSRSKSNNSRKSRDSTPTGGICWYHHTFGEDANHCRLPCTHKGATKAENSMASD; this is translated from the exons ATGACGCTTCCACTAAACAAAATTGTGTCAAATGAGGAGGTGGTTGTGGTCCAGGAAG CCTTATCAGAACATACATCGGATGGTGACAACTTAGAACTTAGAGTGACAGATTATCCAAG TCCGGGATTTATCATTTATGCATCAGTGCACGTATATTGGAATTCTTCGAATGACCCCCACATTTGGTTCGCCCAAGTGGAAGCCCAATTTACAACGAGAGGGGTCAGAGACGACAAAACCAAATATTCTTATGTCATCGCTTCGTTGCAGCCGGAGGTAGCGCAAGAGGTGCGCGACATACTCCTCCATCCCCCATCAGCCAACCCATACGAATCGCTCAAGAAGGAGCTCATCAAACGCACAACTGCGTCCGAGCAGAAGCGGCTCCATCAGTTGTTGACGGCCGAAGAGTTGGGCGACAAGAAGCCATCCCAACTGCTCCGCCGAATGAGGCAGCTGCTTGCTTCCAACACCGTCGACGCCAATATTTTGAGGCAGCTTTTCGTACAGAGACTGCCATCAAATGTACAACTCGTCCTCGCCACAACCAGCGACAAAACCAACATCGAGGAATTGGCAACTCTCGCGGACAAAATAATGGAAGTGGTAATCCCACACCCGATTGCAACAGTGGCAGCGGTACAAAACTCAACAGCGCCCGCTCTGAGCAATGGAATCGCTACACTTCAACGACAAATCGACGAACTAACGAAGCAGGTGGCGTCGCTGACGAAACAACAACGAGACCAAAGTCTTGGTCGTTCGAAGTCGCGATCCAAGTCAAATAACAGCCGCAAGTCCCGTGACAGTACACCAACCGGAGGTATTTGCTGGTACCACCACACCTTTGGTGAAGATGCCAATCATTGCCGACTGCCGTGCACCCACAAAGGAGCTACTAAAGCGGAAAACTCCATGGCCAGCGACTAG